A region of the Epinephelus moara isolate mb chromosome 23, YSFRI_EMoa_1.0, whole genome shotgun sequence genome:
AGACGTTGTCGTTGACCAAACTGAAGACTTTGCGAAAGCAGCCGTGTGGATGGATCCCTGCAGCTTCTACTCCTTCAATATCATCAGACAGAAGAGGTCGATTCTTGCAGCCCTTGCGCCTcatgcagcagctgtccggCAGGGACACCGAAGTGCCATTCTCGTTGGGCAGGAAGGTCATATGCTGGATAGCCCAGTCCGAAGTGAGCCAGTCACGCCAACCTTCAGCTCCACAACACTCCAAGGCCCTCTGCAGGCTGTCTAATGCATCTGCACGGCCTTCATCCTCGGTGTAGCCGGCCACCGCTCGCTGTAAGCCGCTGCGAAATCCTCCTGCAATGTCTTCACGGTAGAAGAGACCTGAGAGTCCAGCTGCCAAACCGGCTACAAGTGCAACAAGTTGAAAAAACCCATACGCCCTGAGCACGCAGGGTAGGTTTGCAGCCACCCCTAGACAACCCAGGAAGCCCCAGGCAGTGATGGCTGCACCTGTGGCCAGAAGGATGAGCGGTGCATTGGGGTAGCGATTGGCAGACAGCAGCATGAAGTCTGCCAGGGAAATCTGCGCCCACACACCCAGGGTGAAGATGGCCAAACCTGCTGCCCAGAAGAGACAGCTGAAGGCCAGGAGACCCAGGCGCAGGAGGTGCATGACTCCCACTGGGCGGCAGCAGGGTGGGGCAGCGCCCACAGGTGGAGGTGCAGGGGGCGCCAGCGAGGCCTCTGAGCACACCGACAAGGACAGTcgctgctgctggtgttggaGCTGCTCTTCCTGTTCTTGATAGGTCGACAGAAGGTAGCCAGGGATCGCTGAGGGTcgacgaggaagaggaggtggagagagcagGTCAAGACTGCGTGGAGAGGAAAGTCGTCGCACAGCCAGCTGCTGGCGTTCCCAGTCCAAAGCTTGTCTGCTTGGACTCGGCCGAGCTGACAGCGAATCGTATGGCAGTGCAGAACTCATGATCCTGGCTCTGGCTTTATctgctcccctctctctctctcttcttcacactcctcccctctcttccttcctctATCAGTGCTTTCACTCCCGTCCTCCTGCAACACAAGCCCCCCACTATTTTATGACCAGTATTAATCCGCCATCAACACCGCCAATGCCGACTGGACTGTAAATCACACTTATGGGTGTCGCGTCGTCCCG
Encoded here:
- the LOC126384613 gene encoding tetraspanin-7-like, with the translated sequence MSSALPYDSLSARPSPSRQALDWERQQLAVRRLSSPRSLDLLSPPPLPRRPSAIPGYLLSTYQEQEEQLQHQQQRLSLSVCSEASLAPPAPPPVGAAPPCCRPVGVMHLLRLGLLAFSCLFWAAGLAIFTLGVWAQISLADFMLLSANRYPNAPLILLATGAAITAWGFLGCLGVAANLPCVLRAYGFFQLVALVAGLAAGLSGLFYREDIAGGFRSGLQRAVAGYTEDEGRADALDSLQRALECCGAEGWRDWLTSDWAIQHMTFLPNENGTSVSLPDSCCMRRKGCKNRPLLSDDIEGVEAAGIHPHGCFRKVFSLVNDNVFHIAATVLGLAFTQIGGIALACLLANKLAPRQHRRVVAH